DNA from Devosia yakushimensis:
GGGTGACCATGACCGATGCCGAACTGCTCAGCATGGACTGGTATGTCGAAGGCGTTGAGCAGCCGGCTTAAATATTGCTGGTGCGCCGCCGGGGCTAGGGTGGTGGCCTTCTCCCCTTGAGGGAGAAGGTGCCCGAAGGGTCACCGAGTTCGCGTTTGCGAATTCGGTTGGGATGAGGGGTTCTGCGCTAGCCAGATGCCGCGAGGCGATGGGATAGCGCAGAACCCCTCACCCTGATCATTCCGCTGAACACGGAATGATCTGTCCCTCTCCCTCAAGGGGAGAGGGGTAGAAGGAGACGGGTCGATGGGCGATTTTGCAATTTTCTATGAATGGCTGATGTTTGCAGTCCGGTGGCTGCATGTCATCACCGCGATCGCCTGGATCGGCTCGTCGTTTTATTTCATCGCGCTCGATTTGGGCCTGCGCAAGACGCCGAGCCTGCCCCCGCTCGCCCATGGCGAGGAATGGCAGGTGCATGGCGGGGGGTTCTATCACGTCCAGAAATATCTGGTGGCGCCCGAATTCCTGCCTGAGCACCTGACCTGGTTCAAATGGGAAAGCTATTGGACCTGGTTTTCCGGCTTCATGCTGCTGGTGCTGGTCTATTATGTCGGCGCCGATATCTATCTCATCGACCGCACAGTGCTCGACCTGCCGCAATGGGGTGGGATAGCCCTGTCGCTGGCCTCGATCGTATTGGGCTGGGTGCTCTACGATAGCCTGTGCAAATCCCCCATCGGGCAATCGACCACCGGGCTGATGCTGGTGCTGTTCGCCATTCTGGTCGCGATGAGCTGGGGCTATACCCAGATCTTCACCGGCCGCGCGGCCATGCTGCATATGGGCGCCTTCACCGCGACCATCATGGCGGCCAATGTGGCCATGATCATCATCCCCAATCAGAAAATCGTGGTGGCCGATCTCAAGGCCGGCCGGGTGCCCGATGCCAAATATGGCAAGATCGCCAAGCAGCGGAGCCTGCACAACAACTACCTGACGCTGCCCGTCATTTTCTTCATGCTCTCGTCCCACTATCCGCTGGCCTTTGCCACGCAGTGGAACTGGATCATCGCTTCGCTGATCTTCCTAGTCGGGGTGGTTATCCGGCACTATTTCAACACGCGCCATGCCCGCAAGGGCAATCCGCACTGGACCTGGGCGGTGGCCGTGGTGCTGTTCCTGATCATTGCGTGGCTCTCCACCGCGCCCAAGCTGCCGGGCTCGGCGGGAGAGGAGGTGGCGTCTCGGGCGGCCGAACCCTTTCTCGCAGCAGGCCATTTCGCTGAGGCCAGCCTGACCGTGCAGACCCGCTGCGCCATGTGCCACACCGCCGAACCCGCCTGGCCGGGCATTTATGAAGCACCCAAAAATGTCATTCTCGACAATGATATTGCGGTGGCCAATCACGCTAGGGATATCGCCATCCAGGCCGGCTATTCGCACGCCATGCCGCCCGGCAATGCCACCGAAATGACCCTGGGCGAACGGGCCTTGCTGGTCGAGTGGTTCCGCGAAGGCTCGGGCCAATGAACCGGACCATTCTGCGCGGCCGGGTGCTGAGCTTTGTCAGCGAGCCGCAGGGCATTGATGACACGGCGAGCTATCGCTATTTCGCCGATGGCATGGTGGTCATTGCCGATGGCAAAGTGGCGAGCGTTGGCGATTACGATGCCGGTGTGGCGGGCGATGCCGAGATCATCGACCATCGGCCCCATCTGATCCTGCCCGGCTTTATCGATCTGCATCTGCATTATGTGCAAAGCCAGATGATCGCCTCCTATGCCGGCTCGCTGCTCGAATGGCTCAATACTTACACCTTTGTGGAAGAGCAGAAATTCAGCCAGCAGGGCCATGCCGGCGCTGTTGCGGCGGCCTTTTATGACGAGCTGATCCGCAATGGCACGACGACGGCCGTGGCCTATTGCTCGAGCCATCCGCGCTCGGTCGATGCCTATTTTGCCGAGGCCGAAAAGCGCAATATGCTGATGGTGGGCGGCAAGGTGATGATGGATCGCAATGCGCCCGAAGCGCTGTGCGACACCGCCCAATCGGGCTATGACGATACCAGGCTTTTGATCGAGCGCTGGCATGGGCGGGGCCGGGGGCTTTATGCCATCTCGCCGCGCTTTGTCATTACCTCGACCCCGGCGCAGCTGGAGGCGTCGCGGGCGCTCGTGGTCGAGCATCCCGAGTGCTATGTGCAGACCCATCTGAGCGAAAACGCCGCTGAAATCAGCTTCTCGATGGAGCTTTATCCGGATTCCCCCGACTATACCGGCATTTACGAGGATTATGGCCTGCTCGGCCCCAAGACCCTGTTGGGTCACTCCATCCATCTCAATCACCGCGAAACGCAGGTGCTGGCCGAGACGCAATCGGTGGCAGTGTTCTGCCCGACATCGAACCTGTTCCTGGGAAGTGGCTTGTTCGACCGCGACCGATTGGCCAAGGCCGGGGTGCGGATCGGCATTGCCACCGACATTGGCGGCGGCACCAATTACGGCATGCTGGCGACGCTGGACGAAGGCTACAAGGTGCTGCAATTGCGCGGCCAGCGGCTGACCCCGCTCAATTCCTTCTATATGGCGACCTTGGGCAATGCCCGGGCGCTCTCGCTCGAAGGCACAATCGGGTCCATCGCGCCGGGCAATGCCGCCGATCTGGTCGTGCTTGATGCCAGCGCCACGCCCGCCATGCGGCTGCGCATGGAGACGGTCACCAGTCTGGTCGAAGAGCTCTTCCTGCTCCAGACCCTGGGCGATGATCGCTCCATTGCTGAGGTCTATGTCGCTGGCGCACAGGCCAAGTCAACTTTAGGCGGGTTGTGAGGATGGATACCTTCGCCTAGGTTGCCCTGGGTTTTGGCCACTGCGCCAGAAGCGAACACGATGCGCACCTCCCCCTTGACGGGGGAGGGTGGGAGGGGTGCATGAGCCCCGATATTGGGTCAATGGCCCCCTCCCCAACTCAAGCTTTTTCGCTAGCAGCGAAAAAGCAGGCCCCGCAAGGGGAGGGTGCTGCATCGAACATGACGAGCCATTTGAGGAAGAGAATTTATGAGCCACTATCTGACGAAATCGACCCTTTCAGTTCACCCTCTGCTGGTCGATTTTGTTGAGAAAGAAGCGCTCCCGGGCCTCTCCGTTTCGGCCGATCAATTCTGGTCTGGCTTTGCCGCGCTGGTGGCCGAACATGGCCCCACCAATGCCGCTCTGCTCGCCAAGCGCGAGGATTTGCAGGGCCGGATCGATGATTGGCATCGCCGCTATGGCCCGGTCGCTAACAATCCCCAGGGCTACGAATTCTTCCTCAAGGATATCGGCTATGTGGTGCCCGAGCCGACTGATTTCAGCATTGAAACCACGGGCCTCGACCCCGAAATCACCACGCTTTGCGGCCCGCAGCTGGTGGTTCCGGTCAGCAATGCGCGTTATGCGCTCAACGCCGCCAATGCGCGCTGGGGCAGCCTTTACGACGCGCTGTACGGCACCGACGTTATCGAGCGCAGCGGCGATCTCGCGCCGGGCAAGGCCTACAATGCGGCGCGCGGCGCAGCCGTGGTCGATCGGGCCGCGAGTTTCCTCGACGAGGCTTTCCCGCTTGAAAGCGGCAGCCATCGCGACGCCACTGGCTATCATGTGATCAAGGAAGATGGCGTCCGCCGCTTCGTCGTCGATACCGCTTCGGGCCGCACCGCCCTCAAGGACCCTACCGCTTTTGTTGGTTATGGCGGCAGTGAGGCCAAGGGCGAGCTGGTGCTGCGCCACCATGGCCTGCATGCCATTCTGGTGATCGAGCCGGGCAGCGTCATCGGCGGAGCGCATAAAGCCGGCCTCAGCGACATCATTGTCGAAGCTGCGCTCACCACGATTCAGGATTGCGAAGACTCGGTTGCCGCCGTCGATGCCGAAGACAAGGTCGGGGTCTATCGCAATTGGCTGGGCCTGATGAATGGCAGTCTGCAGGACACATTCGAAAAGGGCGGACGCCAGATCACCCGCAAGCTCAATGCCGACCGCAGCTACAAGGACGTCAACGGCGCTCCGCTGGTGCTCAAGGGCCGGTCGCTGCTGCTGGTGCGCAATGTCGGCCACCTGATGACGACTGATGCCGTGTTGTTCGATGGCAAGCCGATTGGCGAAGGACTGATGGATGCCGCGCTGACCGTGTTGTGCGCCATGCATGACACGCTCAACAGCGCCACTGGTGCGATCTATATCGTCAAGCCGAAGATGCATGGCCCCGAAGAGGTGGCCTTTGCCTGCGCGATTTTTGCCTCGGTGGAAAAGCTGCTGGGCCTGGCCCCGCTCACCATCAAGATCGGCATTATGGACGAGGAGCGCCGCACTTCGGCTAATCTGAAAGCCGCGATCCATGCCGCCCGCGAGCGGGTGTTCTTCATCAATACCGGTTTCCTCGACCGCACCGGCGACGAGATCCATACCTCGATGGAAGCCGGCCCGGTGCTGCGCAAGGACGAGATCAAGTCCGAGCGCTGGATTGCCTCCTATGAGGATCGCAATGTGCTGATCGGGCTGGCCTGTGGCCTCAGCGGCAAGGCGCAGATCGGCAAGGGCATGTGGGCGCGGCCCGACGATATGGCGGCGATGATGGCGGCCAAATCGGGCCATCCCAATGCCGGCGCCAATACCGCCTGGGTGCCCTCGCCGACGGCGGCGACGCTGCATGCGCTGCATTATCACCAGATCGACGTGTTCGAGGCGCAGCAGCGCCGCCACAACCAGCCCGTGCCGCCGCTAGCGGAGCTGTTCTCCATGCCGATCCAGGTGCCTTATTCGCTGAGCCGGGAAGAAATCACCCGCGAGCTGGAGAACAATGCGCAGGGCATTCTGGGCTATGTGGTGCGCTGGGTGCAGCAGGGTGTGGGCTGTTCCAAAGTACCCGACATCAACAATGTCGGCCTGATGGAAGACCGCGCCACCTGCCGGATTTCCTCGCAGGCGGTGGCCAATTGGCTGCGCCATGGCCTGGTTTCCAAAGACGAAGTCACCTCAGTCTTCGAGCGCATGGCCGGCGTGGTCGATCAGCAGAATGAAGGCGA
Protein-coding regions in this window:
- a CDS encoding urate hydroxylase PuuD, coding for MGDFAIFYEWLMFAVRWLHVITAIAWIGSSFYFIALDLGLRKTPSLPPLAHGEEWQVHGGGFYHVQKYLVAPEFLPEHLTWFKWESYWTWFSGFMLLVLVYYVGADIYLIDRTVLDLPQWGGIALSLASIVLGWVLYDSLCKSPIGQSTTGLMLVLFAILVAMSWGYTQIFTGRAAMLHMGAFTATIMAANVAMIIIPNQKIVVADLKAGRVPDAKYGKIAKQRSLHNNYLTLPVIFFMLSSHYPLAFATQWNWIIASLIFLVGVVIRHYFNTRHARKGNPHWTWAVAVVLFLIIAWLSTAPKLPGSAGEEVASRAAEPFLAAGHFAEASLTVQTRCAMCHTAEPAWPGIYEAPKNVILDNDIAVANHARDIAIQAGYSHAMPPGNATEMTLGERALLVEWFREGSGQ
- the guaD gene encoding guanine deaminase, which gives rise to MNRTILRGRVLSFVSEPQGIDDTASYRYFADGMVVIADGKVASVGDYDAGVAGDAEIIDHRPHLILPGFIDLHLHYVQSQMIASYAGSLLEWLNTYTFVEEQKFSQQGHAGAVAAAFYDELIRNGTTTAVAYCSSHPRSVDAYFAEAEKRNMLMVGGKVMMDRNAPEALCDTAQSGYDDTRLLIERWHGRGRGLYAISPRFVITSTPAQLEASRALVVEHPECYVQTHLSENAAEISFSMELYPDSPDYTGIYEDYGLLGPKTLLGHSIHLNHRETQVLAETQSVAVFCPTSNLFLGSGLFDRDRLAKAGVRIGIATDIGGGTNYGMLATLDEGYKVLQLRGQRLTPLNSFYMATLGNARALSLEGTIGSIAPGNAADLVVLDASATPAMRLRMETVTSLVEELFLLQTLGDDRSIAEVYVAGAQAKSTLGGL
- a CDS encoding malate synthase G, which codes for MSHYLTKSTLSVHPLLVDFVEKEALPGLSVSADQFWSGFAALVAEHGPTNAALLAKREDLQGRIDDWHRRYGPVANNPQGYEFFLKDIGYVVPEPTDFSIETTGLDPEITTLCGPQLVVPVSNARYALNAANARWGSLYDALYGTDVIERSGDLAPGKAYNAARGAAVVDRAASFLDEAFPLESGSHRDATGYHVIKEDGVRRFVVDTASGRTALKDPTAFVGYGGSEAKGELVLRHHGLHAILVIEPGSVIGGAHKAGLSDIIVEAALTTIQDCEDSVAAVDAEDKVGVYRNWLGLMNGSLQDTFEKGGRQITRKLNADRSYKDVNGAPLVLKGRSLLLVRNVGHLMTTDAVLFDGKPIGEGLMDAALTVLCAMHDTLNSATGAIYIVKPKMHGPEEVAFACAIFASVEKLLGLAPLTIKIGIMDEERRTSANLKAAIHAARERVFFINTGFLDRTGDEIHTSMEAGPVLRKDEIKSERWIASYEDRNVLIGLACGLSGKAQIGKGMWARPDDMAAMMAAKSGHPNAGANTAWVPSPTAATLHALHYHQIDVFEAQQRRHNQPVPPLAELFSMPIQVPYSLSREEITRELENNAQGILGYVVRWVQQGVGCSKVPDINNVGLMEDRATCRISSQAVANWLRHGLVSKDEVTSVFERMAGVVDQQNEGDPLYRPMAENFQSVAFQAALDLALHGADQPSGYTEPLLHAARRKVKAREAERG